A single region of the Epinephelus moara isolate mb chromosome 12, YSFRI_EMoa_1.0, whole genome shotgun sequence genome encodes:
- the amd1 gene encoding S-adenosylmethionine decarboxylase proenzyme, with amino-acid sequence MMEDNGAHFFEGTEKLLEVWFSRQDETKGTGDLRTIPRFEWDKLLENVHCLIVSVTKSDKQEAYILSESSMFVSKRRFILKTCGTTLLLQALVPLLELAREYCGFDAIENFFYSRKNFMKPTHQEFPHRNFQEEVDFLSQIFPNGAAYCMGRLNSDCWYLFTLDLPEYWENKHADQTLEVLMSDLDPAIMDQFYMKDGVSASEVTRMSGISDLIPGSVIDATMFNPCGYSMNGMKADGTYWTIHITPEPEFSYVSFETNLSQTSYDDLVSKVVEVFKPGKFVTTLFVNQSSKCRSVFSPPQKLEGYKRLDRQLAQFNDYNFVFTSYAKNRQQNQQS; translated from the exons ATGATGGAAGATAACGGTGCACATTTCTTCGAGGGGACCGAGAAGCTGTTGGAGGTGTGGTTCTCTCGACAGGATGAGACCAAAGGAACCGGGGACCTCCGTACCATCCCAAG GTTTGAGTGGGACAAACTTTTGGAGAATGTGCATTGTTTGATCGTGAGTGTGACAAAGTCTGACAAGCAGGAAGCTTATATACTCAG TGAGAGTAGCATGTTTGTCTCCAAGAGACGTTTCATTTTGAAGACATGCGGAACCACCCTCTTACTGCAAGCACTGGTGCCTCTGCTGGAACTCGCCAGGGAGTACTGTGGTTTTGATGCCATCGag aatttctTTTACTCCCGCAAGAACTTTATGAAGCCAACCCATCAAGAGTTCCCTCATCGAAACTTCCAGGAGGAAGTAGACTTTCTCAGCCAGATTTTCCCAA ATGGTGCAGCCTACTGTATGGGACGTTTGAACTCCGACTGCTG GTACCTGTTTACCCTGGACTTACCAGAGTACTGGGAGAACAAGCATGCGGATCAGACGCTGGAAGTTTTGATGAGTGACCTCGATCCAGCCATTATGGACCAGTTCTACATGAAAGATGGTGTTTCTGCAAGTGAAGTCACTCGT ATGAGTGGAATTAGTGACCTGATACCAGGTTCTGTGATCGATGCCACAATGTTCAACCCTTGTGGATACTCAATGAATGGAATGAAGGCTGAT GGAACTTACTGGACCATCCACATCACCCCGGAGCCAGAGTTCTCCTATGTCAGCTTCGAAACCAACCTCTCCCAGACATCGTACGATGATCTGGTCAGTAAGGTGGTGGAGGTGTTCAAGCCAGGAAAATTTGTGACTACGCTTTTCGTCAATcag AGCTCCAAATGTCGCAGTGTCTTTTCTCCTCCCCAGAAACTGGAGGGCTACAAGCGTCTTGACCGCCAGTTGGCTCAATTCAACGATTACAATTTTGTCTTCACAAGCTACGCCAAGAACCGCCAGCAGAACCAGCAGAGCTGA